AAACAGCCCttccagcctccacctcaggaaccATTTGTTCCCATAACCAAGCTTCCACAGCCTGTCCAGACCAAGGTTCCACAACCTAGCGACACCAAGGTTCCACAGCCTGGCCACACCAAGGTTCCACAACCTGACTACTCCAAGGTTCCCCAGCCTGGCCACACCAAGGTTCCCCAGCCTGGCCACACCAAGGTTCCAGAGCCTGGCCATACCAAGGTTCCAGAGCCTGGCCACACCAAGTTTCCAGAGCCATGCTACCCCAAGAATCCTGAACCAGGCAATCCTATGTTTCCTGAGAAGGGTCATACCAAAGTCCCTGAGCAAGTCCTCCCTAAAGTCCCTCAGCCTAGCCAGAAAAAGATGCCAGAGCCATTACCTCCAGCAGTTATTCCAGGCCCAGTCCAGCAGAAGACCAAGCAGAAGTAACGCAATCCACAGACATGGCCTGAGGAGCCGACCGCCAGATGCTGAACACCTTCTTCCCTTCTGCTTCGGTGTCTTCATCATCTGCTGACCTTGTAGTTAGTATGGTCTCACCATTAGTCAGAGCCTCTTTCTTACTTGAAACCTAAAAAATACAGGCTATGAAGCTTTCCCTTGCATACTCTAAAGAGTCCTCTGAGCCTGTGAATTATACAGAAGGCCTAAGTGCCTTTGCTGGTCCTAAATTGCTCAGGACTCATCTGGAAAGTCAATCGGGTTGTTTCCTGCTCTGTTGCCATTAAATCACTTTAATTTCACTCTTGGCTATTTGTGTCATTGGCTAAATCTGCCCCTTCCTGTTATATCATCAGTAGGACCTGTAATCAGAGAGAAGTTGGAATAGATATCGTCTGTCTTGGTACTGTGTGTTTCCATAAGTGTTAGTGATTATATTTAGGGTACATCCTGAAAATGGCAATGCCTATTGTGTAATGGAACCCAGAGCCTGTCACTTTGGGCAGTCACACCTAGAGCGGAGCTTTTTCTCTGGCACTGGACTGAGCCATGCCTGAGTTCCACTGTGCCTGCTCCAAGCCACCTGTGATTTTAAGGGCCTTGTCCCCAAGGCTTCTCTGCTTATTCCTGAAAACATTATTGTTGCGTACTTGAACGTAATTATTCtggttttcttcattcattttgccTTTCAGACACTCAACACATACAGACACACGCTCCCAAAGAGGCACATTTATTTGAGTAACCACACATTCACCTAAGGAGCTACACAAGCTTTCATTAGCTCAAgcaatggtatcttttgctgggcacctactatgtgcaagcaGGCCTCAAACTATCtataccaggaagagggagaggaggattcACAGTATCTCCCCTTGGAGAATATTTCATCTTCTCTGGGAGATATAATATTTACATCCCCATTTAAACATGTACAAAACCACACACTCACTCTGAATAGTGTCTCTTCCAAAATAAACTGCAGAACCTATTTATCAAGTGATTAGAAAAAGAGGATAGTTTGAAGCAGAAATTTATAGGAGGAGTATGTGATCCAAGTGAGGTGGATAACCAGCCAGGAACTAGAGGACAGCTGGTCATTAAGCAACAAAATTTGGAGTAAATGTAGAGTTAAATAGTACCTAGTACAAACCCTGCATTTCCAGGTAAAGACACTGATAtccagaaaggagaagaagattAATTAATAGCAATCAGAAATTATTTCTGAACCACACTCAGAGCCCAATTATCCAGATTTCTAGATCTTCACTTTCTCCTGCTTTTGATTTCAGGGATGACCAGCAGGTTTGCAGGTCTTTGCTGAGTGAGACTTGGATTTTAGGGAGCTTTTTCCAAAATCAGTGAAACCAACATAAAATTTCAGAATGGTTGCTGTGGTCCTTGGGAAGTGAACCCCATTTATTGATAAGGTTGGTGGTCCAGAACGCCAAGCAGGTGTGAGGCAAGTATGACAAGTAGTATCTGCATGATTCACAGAACTCCGAATGCAGTTGGCAAGAACTCAGAGCTATTTGAAAGTTGTAAGACAGAAACTGGCCAACAAGTCATTACAAGGTGATGAGAAGTTGTCAAACTGGCAGCAGGGAATGATGTGCCATGGGTCTGTGTGGTATGCACATTTGAAATGCCTTTATATTACTgccaatttaaaatgtaaaagtgtCGAAAGATAACTCTGGGCCATTCACAAATAGGCTGGTTCTTAATGGGAAATGGGCTCTACAATACACAGACTTCACGAATATAAACATCTTACATAAGTGGTTGGCAGGAAAGAATCAAAAGGTTTAAAGATCTACCTGACTCTTGAACCATCATtttattctagaaatttttttatggaaaatattcATGCATGTACACAAATACTTTATATACAAGGTTATCTGTTTCAGCAATGAAATGTTACCTTCTGCagcagcatagatggacctgaagattgttacactaagtgaaataagccagtcagggaaagacaaatgccatatgatctcacttatatgtggaatttaatgaccacaataaactgatgaacaaagtagaaacagaggcACGGACacaaggaacagatggacagttTTCAGAGATGATTGGGTCAACGGGACTGAATAAAAGAAGCTGAGGAGATTAGCCAAAAAActtgtatacataacacatagatacagacaacaggtgGAAGTAGCCAAAatgaaggagggggagtggaggtaGGGGGAAGAAggcaagggggtggggagatagagatgaaaggagactttgcttgggggtATACAATGAGGTGTGAAGATGATGTCTTGAGTTATACATTTGAAACAtgtatggtttggtgaaccatgtcatcccaatagaTGTCTTCTTTTAAATCAAGAATTTGACAATGAATATCAATAGATAATAAATAACTGATGAAATGAATATGTGTTGGAATTATATTGAAGCCATTAAAAATATTGTTGTAGAAGAATGATTAATCTTATTGGAAAATGCTCAGATTATATTATTACAAAATCAGATCCTGGCTCTAGCTGGTTGAACATTGACATTGGCAGGGTGTGTAAacatcccaggttccatccccagtcagaggATTCATgggaaacaaccatctgcttctctttctcttcttctcccctttctctcttttcttcttatagACAGTGGCTTTACTGGGCATCAGCCCCGAACACTGAGGATACCTTAGTTGGTTcaagagttggcctcaggcacagaGGACAGCTTAGTTGTTttggcattggccccagacgagggttgccaggtggatcccactcagggcacatgtaTCTCTGtcgcccttcctctcactgaaataaataaataaataataaatttttttatttcaaaaaacagCCCTGGgcaattggctcagtgatagagcaccaACCCACAGTATGAATGTTACgggtccaattcccagtcagggcacacatctgcttcttcacccctcctcttcttgcttctctctctctcagttaaagcaagttggcccaggcactgaatatggctccagggcctggcctcaggccctaagaagagctcagtttctaagcaacagagcagtgccccagatgggtgaagcattaccccctagtgggcttgccaggtagataccagggtgcatgtggggaagtctgtctctctgcctctcctcctctcactgaataaaaaagttttttttttcctttttttttttttaattttttttttttcctgaagctggaaa
This portion of the Saccopteryx bilineata isolate mSacBil1 unplaced genomic scaffold, mSacBil1_pri_phased_curated manual_scaffold_217, whole genome shotgun sequence genome encodes:
- the LOC136318424 gene encoding small proline-rich protein 3-like; the encoded protein is MSSYQQKQTQTLPPQLQQEQVKQPFQPPPQEPFVPITKLPQPVQTKVPQPSDTKVPQPGHTKVPQPDYSKVPQPGHTKVPQPGHTKVPEPGHTKVPEPGHTKFPEPCYPKNPEPGNPMFPEKGHTKVPEQVLPKVPQPSQKKMPEPLPPAVIPGPVQQKTKQK